In Manis pentadactyla isolate mManPen7 chromosome 11, mManPen7.hap1, whole genome shotgun sequence, one DNA window encodes the following:
- the GPHB5 gene encoding glycoprotein hormone beta-5: MKLAYLLLGPMVLLLLAGCSCALSTSSGNLHTFVGCAVREFTFLAKKPGCRGLRITTDACWGRCETWEKPILEPPYIEAHHRVCTYNETKQVTVKLPSCAPGVDPFYTYPVAVRCDCGACSTATTECETL; the protein is encoded by the exons ATGAAGCTCGCATACCTTCTCCTTGGCCCCAtggtcctcctcctcctggctggCTGCAGCTGTGCCCTCAGCACCTCCAGCGGAAACCTGCACACCTTTGTGGGCTGTGCTGTGAGGGAGTTTACTTTCCTGGCCAAGAAGCCAGGCTGCAGGGGCCTTCGGATCACTACGGATGCCTGCTGGGGCCGCTGCGAAACCTGGGAG AAGCCCATTCTGGAACCCCCCTACATTGAAGCACATCATCGCGTCTGTACCTACAATGAGACCAAGCAGGTGACAGTGAAGCTGCCCAGCTGTGCACCAGGAGTCGACCCCTTCTACACCTACCCCGTGGCTGTGCGCTGTGATTGCGGGGCCTGCTCCACTGCCACCACGGAGTGTGAGACCCTCtga